A genome region from Solanum pennellii chromosome 12, SPENNV200 includes the following:
- the LOC107007462 gene encoding photosystem I chlorophyll a/b-binding protein 6, chloroplastic, with protein MALAIHSTAFSSIPIRELPTKTFSGKFTTCILSRKSRLYAGKEVSSVCEPLPPDRPLWFPGSSPPEWLDGSLPGDFGFDPLGLGSDPELLKWFAQAELIHSRWAMLAVAGILIPEWLESLGFIDNFSWYDAGEREYFADSTTLFVVQLALMGWVEGRRWADIVNPGCVDIEPKVPHKKKLKTDVGYPGGLWFDPFMWGRGSPEPVMVLRTKEIKNGRLAMLAFVGFCFQAVYTGQGPIENLMSHLADPGHNNIFAAFASH; from the exons atgGCTTTAGCCATTCACTCCACAGCTTTTTCTAGCATCCCAATCAG GGAGCTACCTACAAAAACTTTTTCAGGGAAATTTACAACATGTATATTGTCTAGAAAAAGTAGATTGTATGCTGGTAAAGAAGTGTCAAGTGTTTGTGAACCACTTCCTCCAGATAGGCCACTATGGTTTCCTGGAAGTTCACCTCCAGAATGGCTTGATGGCAG TTTGCCTGGAGATTTTGGCTTTGATCCACTGGGATTAG GGTCTGATCCAGAGTTGCTGAAATGGTTTGCTCAAGCTGAGCTAATACATAGCAGATGGGCAATGTTAGCAGTAGCTGGAATTCTAATCCCAGAATGGTTAGAAAGTCTTGGATTCATCGACAACTTTTCATGGTATGATGCTGGTGAACGAGAGTATTTTGCAGATTCGACAACATTATTTGTGGTGCAACTAGCCCTAATGGGATGGGTCGAGGGTCGTAGATGGGCTGATATTGTGAATCCAGGATGTGTTGACATTGAACCAAAAGTACCTCACAAGAAGAAACTAAAAACAGATGTTGGATATCCTGGTGGACTATGGTTTGATCCATTTATGTGGGGAAGAGGATCACCCGAACCGGTTATGGTGTTGAGAACTAAGGAGATCAAGAACGGTAGACTTGCTATGTTAGCGTTCGTTGGCTTTTGTTTTCAAGCTGTGTATACTGGACAAGGACCTATTGAGAATCTAATGTCACATCTTGCTGATCCTGGCCATAACAACATATTCGCG GCTTTTGCATCACATTGA
- the LOC107005200 gene encoding probable polygalacturonase produces MVETVTSSFWWRWTQPHHHPRRWVPSVFTTHKAIITAVWIAFLVTVFWWQVDATAGILIFRRVFPAREVPKFRPVAFNLTDFGGVGDGVTVNTEAFEKAILAIAKLGKKGGGQLNVPPGYWLTAPFNLTSHMTLFLAEGAVILGIDDEKYWPLMPPLPSYGYGREHRGPRYGSLIHGQKLKDVIITGHNGTINGQGQAWWKKFRQKLLNHTRGPLVQIMWSTDILISNITLQDSPFWTLHPYDCKNVTIRNVTILAPIAGAPNTDGIDPDSCEDVLIENCYISVGDDGIAIKSGWDQYGIAYGRPSKNILIRNLVIRSNVSAGVSIGSEMSGGVSNVTVENLFIWNSRRAVRIKTAPGRGGYVRDITYKNLTFENVRVGIVIKTDYNEHADESFDPKAVPLLENISYTTIHGEGVRVPVQIHGSKEIWVRNVTFRDMSVGLTYKKKHIFQCAYVQGRVIGTIFPAPCKNLDLYDEQGHLIRRSDAQNATDIDYDI; encoded by the exons ATGGTGGAAACAGTAACATCGTCGTTTTGGTGGCGGTGGACGCAACCCCATCACCACCCACGTCGATGGGTGCCGTCAGTTTTCACCACCCACAAAGCCATTATCACTGCTGTGTGGATCGCGTTCTTGGTAACCGTTTTCTGGTGGCAGGTTGATGCTACCGCCGGAATCTTGATTTTCCGGCGGGTTTTCCCGGCGAGGGAGGTGCCGAAGTTCCGGCCGGTGGCGTTTAACTTGACGGACTTTGGTGGGGTTGGGGATGGTGTAACTGTTAATACGGAGGCGTTTGAGAAGGCAATATTAGCTATTGCTAAACTTGGGAAGAAAGGTGGAGGGCAGCTCAATGTGCCACCGGGATATTGGCTGACGGCTCCGTTTAATCTTACTAGCCATATGACTCTTTTCCTTGCTGAGGGAGCTGTTATATTGGGTATTGAT GATGAGAAGTACTGGCCTCTCATGCCTCCCTTACCTTCATATGGGTATGGAAGAGAGCATCGTGGACCACGCTATGGAAGTTTAATCCATGGACAAAAACTGAAAGACGTGATAATCACAG GGCATAATGGTACAATTAATGGGCAGGGTCAAGCATGGTGGAAGAAATTCCGGCAGAAGCTTCTTAACCATACCCGAGGACCGCTCGTGCAGATCATGTGGTCTACTGACATACTAATATCAAATATAACTTTACAAGATTCTCCCTTTTGGACACTCCATCCATATGACTGCAAGAATGTAACAATCAGGAACGTTACAATCCTGGCACCCATTGCTGGGGCTCCGAATACTGATGGCATAGATCCAG ATTCTTGTGAAGATGTGTTGATAGAGAACTGTTACATCAGCGTTGGTGATGATGGCATCGCAATAAAGAGTGGATGGGATCAGTATGGAATTGCTTATGGACGACCTTCAAAGAATATACTCATTCGAAACCTTGTCATCCGTTCCAATGTCAG TGCTGGTGTATCAATAGGAAGTGAGATGTCTGGTGGAGTGTCAAATGTCACTGTGGAAAACCTCTTTATCTGGAACTCAAGACGTGCTGTACGCATCAAAACAGCACCTGGAAGAGGAGGATATGTTCGAGATATAACATACAAGAACTTGACATTCGAAAACGTTAGGGTGGGAATCGTCATCAAAACAGATTACAATGAACATGCTGACGAGAGTTTTGACCCCAAAGCTGTCCCATTACTGGAAAACATAAGCTACACAACAATCCACGGTGAGGGAGTTCGCGTGCCTGTTCAAATCCACGGTAGCAAAGAAATCTGGGTGAGAAACGTCACTTTCAGAGATATGTCGGTTGGGTTAACATACAAGAAGAAGCATATATTCCAGTGTGCTTACGTTCAAGGTCGTGTTATAGGGACTATCTTCCCTGCCCCTTGCAAGAACCTCGATCTATATGACGAACAAGGACATCTGATCAGACGTTCTGATGCTCAAAACGCAACAGACATAGATTATGACATTTGA